From Amycolatopsis sp. WQ 127309:
CCGACGTCCGGACGCTGGTCCGCAAGCCCGCCGCGGTGCCTTGGCCCGAGGCGGCGAGCCTCCCCTTGGCCGGACTGACCGCGTTGCAGGCCGTCAACACGCTCGCCCCGCAGCCCGGCGAGACGCTGCTGGTCCACGCGGCCGCGGGCGGCGTCGGCTCGCTGGCCGCGCAGCTCGCCGTCGGCCGCGGCGTCCGGGTGCTGGGCACGGCGTCCGAGGCCAACCACGGCTACCTGCGTTCCCTGGGCGTGGAGCCGGTCCGCTACGGCGACGGTCTCGCCGAGCGCGTCCGCGCCCTTGCCCCTGAGGGCGTCGACGCCGTCCTGGACACCGCCGGGCGCGGAACGCTGAGGGCGACTCCGGGCCTCGGCACGCGGGTCGCGTCGGTCGCCGAGTTCGACGTCCCGGGCGTGACACCGGTGTTCGCCCGCCTCGTCCCCGGTGACCTGCGCACGGTCGCCGACCTGGCGGGGGCGGGGAAGCTCAAGGTGCGGGTGGCGCGGACGTTCCCGCTGGAGGAAGCGGCGGCGGCCCAGCAGATGCTGGCGGAAGGACACGCACCGGGCCGGCTCGTCCTGGTCCCCTGACGTTGCTCCACCCGGGTTCTCTCCGCGGTCCGGCCTCAACCCGGGTCCGGTTCGGGCGTGGAAGCGGTGCAGGACCACGAACGAGGGAGAACCCATGATGTCGAAGGTGCGGAAAATCGCGATCGGTGCCGTCCTGGCCGCGGCCGGGCTCATCGCGGCCCCGGCCGCCCAGGCGGCGACCGTGAGCACGGCGGCGAGCGCCGCCTGCCCGAGCGCCTACTTCTGCTTCTACTTCAACAGCGGCAACGCCGGCGCTCACGGCGACTACTTCCATTCGGACGGCAACCTAGGCGACGAGCTGTTCAACAAGGCCGGCACCACCAGCAACGGCTTGGGCGTCCAGGTGAAGAACCACGCCGCGTCGGTGACCAACAGCTGGTCCTACACGGCGACGGTCTACTACAACAGCGGCTGCAACGGCAGTGTCGCGTCGCAGTC
This genomic window contains:
- a CDS encoding NADP-dependent oxidoreductase — encoded protein: MKAVVHHRYGGPEVLEIAELPEPVVDLDGVLVRVRAAALNPADLGVRSGALAGFRASYFPVVPGWDVAGMVERAGPAAPEFAPGDEVIGYVRGEVGHRNGAYAELVAADVRTLVRKPAAVPWPEAASLPLAGLTALQAVNTLAPQPGETLLVHAAAGGVGSLAAQLAVGRGVRVLGTASEANHGYLRSLGVEPVRYGDGLAERVRALAPEGVDAVLDTAGRGTLRATPGLGTRVASVAEFDVPGVTPVFARLVPGDLRTVADLAGAGKLKVRVARTFPLEEAAAAQQMLAEGHAPGRLVLVP
- a CDS encoding peptidase inhibitor family I36 protein, with translation MMSKVRKIAIGAVLAAAGLIAAPAAQAATVSTAASAACPSAYFCFYFNSGNAGAHGDYFHSDGNLGDELFNKAGTTSNGLGVQVKNHAASVTNSWSYTATVYYNSGCNGSVASQSFAPYSSGNFNATMKNQNASFRWPGSAGASSDCANRDQF